GCCGCAATCGACGAGCCGGTGCGGCCGGTCGCAGAGGTTGAGGTACCACCGGTGCCGACGGTGGAGGCGGATGTGCCGCCCGCTGCGGCCGAGCCGCCCGTTCCGCCCGTCATGCTGGTCTGTGCAAGAGCTGGTGTCGCGGCAGCGAGCAGAATTGCCACTGCCGAAGTCGTCAGGAGCGTTCTCATGTTTCCATCCTTCATGAATGTCAGGGTGACGAGGTCGAGATCGTGCAGCCGTTGACGGTGATGGTGCTGGCGCTGGTGGAGCCAGGCCCGCCCGCCGTCGACGATGAGCTCGAAACGCTGCCGCCGCCGGCCTGCACGTTCACCGATGATCCGCCTGCCGAGCTCGAGCTCGACAGCGAGCCGCTCGACGAGGTCGATCCGGTCGTGCCCGAACGCGACGAGCCGGCTGCAGTGATGCTGCCGTCCGCATGTTTCTCGACCGTGACCTTGCAGTTCTGGCCGGATGCCGTCTTGCCGGTTTTTTCCATGGTTTCTGCCGATGCAGCGCTGCTCATCAGAGCCAGTGCCGTAATCGCAACGATTGATCTGTTCATTGCGTGTCCTCCTCAACATGGACGAAGGGAGCGGCACGTGGCCGCTCCCGGGATCGGACTAGTTCTTGTCCTTCTTCCACTCGTCCTTGTTGTGGCCCTTGCCCTTCTCCATGCCCTTGTCGCTGGCATGACCGGCAGACGAGCCGGCGGCGCCGACAGTCGAGCCGCTCTTGCCGTCACCGGCTGACGAGCCACCGGTGCCGACCGTCGATGCGGAGTTCGAGCCCGAGCCCGCTGCGGATCCGCCGGTGCCGACGCTGGACGAGCTCTTGCCGCCGCCGGCCGATGAGCCACCGGTACCGAGCGTCGAAGCCGAGCCGCTGCCGGAGCCGCTACCCGCCGCGGAGCCGCCGGTGCCGACGGTCGAGCTGCTGGTGCCGCCGCCCGCCGAGGAGCCGCCGGTGCCGAGTGTCGAGGCCGAGCCGGAGCCGCTGCCGCCAGCCGAAGAGCCGCCGGTGCCGACGGTCGAGTTGCTGGTGCCGCCGCCGGCCGACGAACCGCCGGTACCGACCGTCGAGCTCGATTGCGCAACGGCGAGCGCCGTGCCCGCCAACAGCGCGGCCGCAGCCGCAGAAAGCTTCAGGATCCTCATGTCCGTTTTCCTCCAGTGGGTTTCCAAAACAAAAGCGCCAGATCAGGCTCGGGATAAACTGGCAATTGCGCAAACGTTCCTCATGTCGAGAACTTTGACGCCAATGATCGCTGCATCATGCCGTTCCGGGACGCATAACGTTGGCGCGATGCCCGTTCATTCATCCACTGTTCATCCAGGTCGGGTGTTCGGGCCGTGCGTCTGTTGCCGCGCAATCACGCGACGCCAGCGCCGTTCAGAATGCGCCGACCATCACATGGCGATCCATCACTTGGCGATCGTAGAGCCGACGCGAGGCCGCCGAGCGGGCCGTGCGATTTGGGCGGAGGTCGGCTGCCCGCGTCGCGTTGCGTCGAGGTGCGGGTATGATTTTCGTCTCCGGCTTCGGCGAGTCGGCCAACGCCAATGCATCGCCCGCAGTGTGGCTTGGGGCCTCGGCGATCAGAGGTGAGGAAGCCGCGGCAACAATCCCGGTGGACGTGTCCAGGATGATCTTCTCTGGCCAAGCGCGGGCGGAGTGGATGCGAATGGTCGTCCGGTCGACATCAGGCACCGCGGATGCTTTCGCCGTCGGCGCCAGATTGCGCTCGAGCAGGAACAGCAGCGCCACGACGAATGCGCCTGCAAAGATGAAATATCGAATGATGGGCATCAGGCGCTACCGCGAAACGAACCAAGGGCGGGTGGGCGGGCCGCCGTGTGACGGCCCGCCAGGCGACGCAGCTAGTCCACCGCTTGGACGACCATGCGGGTCTCGGGATCGACCAGCATCACGCGGCTGCCCGAATAGACGTAGCGATACTTGGTGAGCGAAGGGCCCCAGTCGCTCGGAACGGCCACGAGCTCGACGTCGCGCGGCACCGGCGAGCCGACGACGATCTTCTCGCGCGTCTCGACCGGACGGATCTTTTGCTCGGTGACGTAGGAGCGGATCCTGGTGCGATACTCCGGCTCGATCTGCACGGTCGCGCCGGGAGCCGCGCCCGTGGTGGTGACGACGGTGGACTGTGCCATCGCGCTCGTCGACACGAGCAGGGCGGCGGCTGATATCAGCATGAACTTCTTCATCGCATTCTCCCTCGCCGCTTCATGCGGCGCAGCGATGAACTCGCTACCAGCATGACCGTTCCGAGCAGCGCGGAACATTTGCTACTTTTTCCCGTTACCTTGCCGGGAGCAGTCATTGGAGGAGAGGACAATGCCCGTATTGATTCTTTGGGCCGTGCCGGCGATCCTGGTCGTCGGCGGTGGCATCTATCTCATTAGCCACATGCATTGATGTGAAGGGGCCCGTTTTCGACAATAGAGAAAATCGGGCCCTTACTTTCTTTCTGTTCGATCATCGCTACGAATGCGGATAAATCGACGATCGCCCACGCAATTCACCGCCACCCCAACGCCGGCGCCACATGCGTCAGGATCGCCTCGATCGCATGCGCGCAGTAATCGACGCCGAGCTGGTTGGGGATCGTCAGCAGCAGCGTATCGGCTTCCGCGATCGCCTCGTCCTGCCGCAACTGCTCGATCAGCACCTCCGGCTCCGCCGCATAAGAGCGTCCGAAGATCGCCCGCGTGCGCGGGTCGATGAAGCCGATCTGGTCTTCGCCTTCGCCACTTCTGCCGAAATAGGCGCGGTCACGATCGTCCAGCAACGCGAAAATGCTGCGGCTGACGGAGACGCGCGGCTCGTGGCTGTGCCCCGCCTCTTTCCATGCCGCGCGAAAGCTACGGATTTGCGCCGCCTGCTGCACGTGAAAGGCTTCGCCGGTCTCGTCGTTCTTCAACGTCGAGCTCTGCAGATTCATGCCGAGCTTGGCGGCCCACACCGCGGTCGCGTTCGAGCCGGCGCCCCACCAGATCCGCTCGCGCAAGCCCTGCGAATGCGGCTCGATGCGCAACAGCCCGGGCGGATTGGGAAACATCGGCTGCGGATTGGGCTCGGCAAAGCCTTCGCCGCGGAGCAGGTCGAGGAAGACTTCGGCGTGGCGCCGCCCCAAATCGGCATCGCTCTGGCCCTCGGCCGGCCGATAGCCGAAATAGCGCCAGCCGTCGATCACCTGCTCGGGCGAGCCGCGACTGATGCCGAGCTGCAGCCGGCCGCCGGCGATGAGGTCGGCGCTCCCCGCGTCCTCCACCATGTAGAGCGGGTTCTCGTAGCGCATGTCGATCACGGCCGTGCCGATCTCGATCCTATGAGTCTTCGCGCCGACGGCCGCGAGCAGCGGAAACGGCGAGGCGAGCTGGCGCGCGAAATGATGCACGCGGAAATAGGCGCCGTCGGCCCCCAACTGTTCTGCGGCAACCGCAAGCTCGATCGATTGCAGCAGCGTGTCGCTGGCAGAGCGGGTCTGCGATTGCGGCGAGGGGGTCCAGTGCCCGAAGGAAAGAAATCCGATCTTTTTCATGAGGGCAACATATGGATGATCGGAAGCATTTGCGAGGCGTCGATCGGAGGAAAGATGGCGACACGGGTGTGCAACCGTAAGCGCCCCTTGGGGATGAACCAGCCCCTGGCCAGCTGATGCTTCCGAACTCAGAGCGCTCGGCTTCGATCTGCCGCGCCGGGACGCGCGCTCAGATTTCGCAGCCGTTGAAATTCAATGCCTTGAGCAAGCCGCCAAACGCCTTCAGCCGGCAGGGCTCGGCATTTCCTGCGGTCTTCGAGCGCGGGACGTCGGCGGTTCGCTTGACGACGGTCGCCTTCGGCTTCGGCTTCGGCTTGGGACGTTCTGCGGCCGCGATCTTTTTCGGAGTATGCCGAGGACGAACGGCCGGCTCCGGTCCGGGAGAGCCGGCATGGGTCTCTTCCGCCGGAGCCATGCTGCTTTCGACCGGAGCCTGTGCCGGCATCGCGCTGATCGCAGGGGTAAGGTCGAGGCGATCGGCCTTCGCCAAGGCGTCGTGTGAAGCGGACATGCCTGCGTCTTGCTCGGCAAGCGGTTGCACGATCGCAGCCGCGCGACGCGGCGGTGCGCTCAGCTCCATCGCCGACAGCACGCCTGCACTCAACAGGATGAGGAGGCCCAACAACGCCATTCTCAGCATAATGCGCCTCTGACAGAGGTTCGTGCCGCTGAAAATTCTCCGCGCCAATGAGGCAATCTGTCGGCGGCTGCGGAATCATTTGCCGATAGGGTTAACGTCGGTGCTGCTCCCGCGCGTGGCGTTAGCGTTTCGAAAAACATCTCTTAAGCCTGTACAGATAACGTCGTGCTCTCCCCGTCGTCAGTGCCAGGGACCGACGCGCATATTCGCAAGCCCGCCATGAACGAAGCACGATACGAAGAGAGCCAGGCTCAACGGTTCGCAAATTGGCCGCGATGGAAACGGTGGTTTGCCAAGGTCGGTGTTCTCGATCGCCGCGTCTTGCTCATGAGCGACGCCGAGCGCCGGAAGATGAGATCAGAGGTTCTCGACCGCTTGGCTGCTCGCCCGCTTTGGGAGAAGTGCATGGCGATAGCAGGGCTTGTAACAGCCGCAATTTCGGTTGCCCTGTATCCCTATCTATTCGGACGCCTGACGATCGGCTGGGAAAATCTGGGCCTCGTCAGAACGATTGTTCCGTCCCGAGAGCCGGTCCTGTTCACGGCCACGCTGTTGTTTACCGAGAGCCTCCTTATTGCCGCGCTCTGCTTTTTGGCCAAGCTTTACTTCTTTCGGGGCAGGGACGGAGGCACTCGTTCCTGACCAGTCGCGGCGAATGCCCGGTCATAGCCCATAGCGGTCGTCGGCGCGCGCGATGCGCCGACCCGTAGGTCCTGGGTGAAGATCGATGGCGAACGTAACCTGGAGTGGGCTGCCAGGCAGCCCAAAGCCGCAACCCTCCATCGGCGCTTGCTGAAGCAGCCGTGACGGGGCGGCGGGTCGTCATTGGCCCTAACCGGACACTACACCACAAGAACTTTATTAGAGCGGTCGCCTGCGCCGCTTGGCCCAAATACCTCGGACTTCCGATCGTTTGCCGCTGCTTCTCTCGACGGTCTTCGATATACGAACGCGGAGGTTTCGGAGTTCTGCAAGTTGAGAGTTGAGAAAACAGACCCGTTGGTTCAAAATGACCATACGGTCGCAAATCCGACCACTACTCATTAGGAGCCCCAATAGCTGCAACTGCTGAAAAACACTGACATTGGTAAAAGGGCGTTCGATTGGATCGTAGCGTTGTTTCACGTAAAAGATGTGAAACGGCACACATGCGGCAGGAAAGATATTTCACCTGCCGCGTTTCTGAAAACGTGCTTTGGGCACTAGCGACCGAGTTGGTGCAGGAAGAAGGCCCGAAATAGGGTCGCCTCAGTGTCGCGGTCATAAATTTGTAATGTTAGAGCAGAGAACCCTCTCAGGGGTGCCAGCCCCGTGAACGTGCGGCGCGCGGCCCGCCGTCGCACTGCAAAGTCGATATCGGTCAGCCAGGTTTGTCGGCATGCAAACGGGCACCAAACTCGGCGGCTCAAATGACGAATCCAGAGCCAAAGGCTTGTCGGAGCTGGTTTGCGGAAGCTGTCGCAGATTTTGCCCCTGTGCTGAGGCACAGAGGCACGCGATCTTGCGGCTCGCGTTGCCGGATACTCGTATCGGAACGCTAAGTCACTCCAAGCCGAGAAAGTAGCGCCACTCCGTACCCATATTGTCGTCCGTAATGAGCTTTTGGCCGGCAGTAGCCTCCAGCAGCTGCGGACATGGTTCGATCGTAGGACCATCCTGACGGAAGTCGGCCATCAGCGCATCCAGCCGAGCGCGGTCAGCCTCATCGGAAGCAAACTCGGGTTTTCCGTCAATGCTGTAGGTTTCCAGCGTTCGTCGCCAGCGAGCATGATCCCAAGCGATCGGCGTCTGCGACAGCACCATATGATTCAAGAACCGGGCGCCATGGGAAATGCAGTGCAGCCCGTGCGCTGCGCCCGCCGCGAATTGGTGGTGTTGTAGAAGTAGACTCCACCGGGCTTCAGGTGTTGCTGCACGAGGCCCAGGAATTCCGACGAGAGCAAATTGGCGGCGTTGGCCCGAAAGTGCCACGTCGTGTTGGAGACGACCGCATCGAACTGAGCGTCGGGATGATGGCGCAGCCAACGGCGTCCGTCATCCTCGATAATCCTGATCTTGGGATTGTTCAGGATCGATTTGACATTGTCGTGTTTGGCGATCAACTCGACATATCCGCGATTGATCTCGACGATCGTGAGCGATTCCACATCCGGATTGTTGGCGATGACTTGGGCCCACGAACCGGAGGAGAGACCGATCATCAGCACCTGTCGTGGCGCAGGGTGGAAGAGGCTCAGCGCGTAGGGGCGGACGATGCCGTTGCGATCGGACTTCAGGTCTGTGTTGAAGCGGCCGTCATACATGCCGTTGCCGAAGACGGTGCCCTCGTTGTCGACGGTGATGATGCCGCTATGATTCTCGACAACATGGAGGAAGTCGCGGTCGCTGACCGCCTTCGCCTGCAAATTCTCCAATAGCCGCTGGCTCAACAAGGAGTTTGCGCCGAGGCCGAGCACGAGAACCGCAATGGCAAGTCGGCCAAGAAGATACCGCTCCTGCCGGGTTGTTTCGCTGACCGCAATCAATGCAAATGCGGACATCGTGCCGCCAACGAGCAATATTGCCGAGATTTGCCGGATTCCGAAGTAGTCCGTCAGCACGAAGCCGGTGAGGATAGCCCCGCTGGCGCAGCCTACGATGTTGGCGAAATACAGGAGCGCCGTCCGCTGACCAACCTGTTCGTCCGCAGCGATGCCAAATTGCGAGAGATAGGGGAGCAGTGCGCCCCATTGCCGCGCTATCAGGTAGGTAATGACGACTGCAACGCTGATTGCGCCGGCGCCGGTCCATGCCAATTGCGTCATCAAAGGAAGAAACAGCGCACCGAACAAGTTGGCCCAGATGAGATCGCTCGCGGCTTTGCGGAGCGCAGCCTGCGGCGCGAGTGTCCTGCAGGACTGTCCGGCCTGTCGGGCGCCGACCGCGATCCCGGTCAGAAAAGCATATAGCGTGATCGCAAAAGCCAGCGAACTCGATCCCGAGGCGAACGACATCACGCGGAACAGGTAGATCTCGTAGGACAGCGAGATGAATCCCCCCGCCATTGCGAGCAGCACGACCAAGCCCGTGCCGAGAATTGGCGGTGTTCCTGATGCGTTGCCCGACTTTGGCGAACCGTTCGTCGTGCTGCGGCCAGGCAGGACGTGCGCCGCGATTGCCCCGGCGCCGACCGCAATATTGATTCCAGCCGCGATCGTGATCGCCGCATGCATGCCGAGAAAGGGGAAAATCAGGATGGCGCATACGAGACACGCGGCACCGGCACCGAGCGTGTTGACGAAATAGAGAGTGCCGACGGCGTCGCCGATCTGTCCGGAAAGTCGTGCCAGATAGGCGACCAGGATCGGCAGCGTTGCGCCCATCAGAAGGGTTGGCACCAGCACCAGGACAAGGTTGATGGCGGCAAGGGCGGGCAACGGCAGGTCAGCCACCTGAGCGCCCACCTTTTCGAAGATCTGGAGGGAGGCCAATCCGAATGCAGCAGTCGCAAGCTCGATTACTCCTAGAAGCAACAATGGCCTGACGTTGGTGCGCCGGGATATCCAGCCGCCACACAAGCTGCCGAGTCCGAGTCCGAGCATGAACGCGGTCACGATAATCGTCACCGATTCCGAATTGACGCCGAAGATCCGGAACAGGCTCCGTTGCCAGGTCAATTGATAGATCAGCGCCGGAAAGCCGGAGAAGAAGAAGAGGATGCAAAGAATGCGGACATGGGGCGCAGCGGATGTCTGCGCCGGCGTATCCGCGGGCAATTCGACGGTGGTCATGACGGAACCCTTCTCCCAGACCATTGCAACCTAGAGGAGAAAGGTAATCAAATGTTGCGGTTGGTTGCTGAACCGCGCTGGGATTGACGGCTCAATCCGGCAACGCGATGCGCAAGGTTAACCCATTGCGAACCGCGGGCAAGAAATGACCGCTTCGCCACGTGGCACCGGCGCCTTTCCGGACCAAGCTCGGGAAAAATTGGCATCCATTGTTGCAAGTTGTTCCCGATCTGTGATGCACGCCTGTGTTGTACGTTTATTAATGGTTGTATTGGCAGAAACATTCCCCTGGAATGCAGGAATGTCAGATGACAACCACAAAGGGTGGACGACGTTTCGGATCAGCCAGGATGCTCTCAAACGTAAAGGGAGACGTGGAGCTTTCCCTGAGGCTGTTCCAGCTGAACTGGATCATCATCGGCGTGGTCTTGGTCTTGCTCGCACTCGGCGTTCTGCTGACCAGCTTCCGGATGGAACCCAAGGGCTACATCGTTATCCTGGGAATGACCGGGCTTTACGGATACATCGGACATCGCAACGCGAGATCCGGGCGCGGCAATCCGCGAGTCTATGCGACGCTGTTCACCTTAGCGCAGATCATCCTGATCCTCATACTCGTCACATCGCTGGGCTATATCGCGGCGTCGGCGGCTCTCCCAATGCAGGAAGCCAGACTGCTTGCATTCGATCGAGCGCTGGGGTTGGATTTTCGAGCATATCTGTCGTTTGTGAACGACCGGCCGGGATTGATCCGCGCGCTTGCCCCGACCTACAATTCCATATTCGTGCAGCTTGCCGTGCTGGTCGTTCTTCTGCCCTTGTGCGGTTTCTATCGACGGGCTGCAGAATTCGTTCTCTGCTTCGCACTGACGCTGATCGTCACCACGGTCATTTCAACACTGGTTCCTGCCACAGGCGTTTATCATGCGTTGGGCCTGCTGCCGGCGGATCATCCGAACATCGAGCCTTCCGTTTACTATGACACCCTGCGCGAGCTTCCCCTTGTGCGTGATGGTACCACCAGGGTGCTGGACGCGTTCAGCCTGGGTCCCCTTCTGACATTTCCGAGCTTCCACGCCATCACGGCCGTCCTTTACGCATGGGCGCTATGGCCGATCGGTTGGCTGAGAGTCGCAGGGACCTTGTGGAATGCCGTCGTGTTGGCGGCGACCCCGATTGGTGGTGGACACTTCTTCGTCGACGTCATTGCCGGCGTGGGCATCGCGTTTGCGACGATCTATGCGACGCATCGGCTTGGGAATTATTTCGCACGGGGCCAATCGCAGAAGCAGCAGCCGGTATTGGTCCCCTCGCATGCATCAGCAAACCGGATTTGATTTGATCATCAGCGCAGACACCCGCGTTGCACATCTGGCGGCTGCGCTCGCGAAACCAACCTGGGCTCTGCTTGTCTTCTCAGGCAAAGTGAGGGCCGGGCGTATTTCAGCGTCATCAACCTCTCGGTCGGGAAGAAAGCCCCCGGGGGGACGTTAGTCGGACCGTACGGCCGACTCGTCAATTTCCATGATCGGCCGGCCTGCCTTGACCTGCTGGCCGACGCGGTCACGCGCGATTCAAGTTTTGTTTTTTGATCTTGGGGCAGGCAAATATCCGCCCGCGCGGCCGCTGCCACCGTGCGCGGCGATGAACATGGCGACGGCCGACCGGCAATAGGATTCGATCTCGTTGTCGTCCTCTGCTCTCGCCTGATCGAAACGTGCGATCATCAGGAGATCGGATCCTTTGAAAAGCGCGGCAAACAAGCGGGCGGACCGGAGAGGATCGGGCACATTCAGAAGCGCCTTCGCGTGCAACTGACGCAGCACGGCTTCGATCTGGGCGATGACATGGGCGGGGCCGGCTTCGAAATGGAGCTTGCTCAACGCGTTTTGACTGGTCTTGTCGGCCATGACCATGGCTTCGACACTGCGCACGTCCGGTCTCAACAGCGTGCGAAGCAGTAATGATCCAATCGCCATGAGCTGATCTTCGACCGAACCGTCGCCTCCTTCAGGAAGAGCCTGTGGTGCGAACAACTGACGGCAGCCGGCCGCCATGGCCGCACCGAACAGCGCCTCCTTGTTCTCGTAGTGCCTGTAGATGCTGAGCTTGGATATTTTCGCCCGCTGCGCGACCTTGTCCAATGTCGTCGCTTGAAAACCCAATTCCACAAAGAGTTCGCGCGCAGCGTCGACGATCGTTTGGCCAAGCGCCTCGTTGGCGGGCCGGCCGCGCCGGCCCTGGCTGTTTTCGGTCACGACAATTCCAGTACTTGACAGTGTTCTAATCCCGACATTAAGATACCACGTAGTATCTGAAATGTGCAAGCCAATCGGCAGGTTTCAACCAGTCCTCCAAACGGAGTCTCGACCATGGATGACGTCATCATCATCGGCGGCAGCTTTGCCGGTCTCGCCGGCGCCCTGCAGCTCGGCCGTGCCCGCCGCAAGGTGACCGTTCTCGATACCGGCCTGCCGCGCAACCGCTTCGCTGAGCACTCGCATGGTCTGCTCGGCCACGATCCACAAGCCACCGTTGGACATCCTGGCCGAGGCGCGGCAGCAGCTGGCGCGTTATCCCACGGTCAGGCTGGTCAACGCCCGGGCTGACAGCATCTCTGGCACCATCGACAAATTCTCCGTCCTCACTGGCGATGGCGAAAGCCTTGGGGCGCGCCGCCTCATCCTGAGCTATGGCATCGTTGACCAGATGCCTGACGTTCCGGGTTTTGCCGAAGGCTGGGGCGGGTCTATCGTGCCTCGCCCCTATTGCGACGGCTTTGAAGTCGCCGGCCAGCATTGGGGCCTCGTCTGGTCCGGCCCGCAGTCGCACAATCAGGTCAGGCTGTTCCGCGATTGGACCGACAAGCTGACGCTCTTCGCCGATGGTCACGACATTCCGCCCGATATCCGGGCCGATCTGGCTCGCCGCAACGTCCCTGTCGTCGATGGCCGGATCACCGGGATCGCCCAACGCGGGGCCCGTAACGCCACCGTCAAGCTCGATACCGGCCCCGATGTCGCGGTCGACATCCTGTTCGCGCATCCGCGCAACAAGCCGTCCGCAAGCCTGCATGAATCACTGGGCCTCGCCACGGTGAAGACACCCCTCGGCATCATTCTCAAGGTCGACGAGCGCCGCGAAACCAGCATGCCCGGCATCTACGCCGCCGGCGACCTCGCCAACCCCATCACGCCGCCATCGGTCACCCTGGCATCGTCGCACGGCGCGATGGCGGGTATCTTCGCCCAGCAGTCGATGGTGGTTTGACAGCTCAGATGCAGGATGAGCATGGCCGTCGAACGAGACAGCGCGGGTGTGCGCTTCCCTCCGCCCCTCGTCTATCTGGGCGCGCTGCTGTTGGGGCTGGCGGCGGAGCGGTTCGTCACCCTGCGCTCTTTCGGCATCGACTGGCGGTTGCTGCTCGCGGCGGGCGCGCTGCTGTTCGTTGCCGGCGCGGCGATGATGCTTGCGGCGGCGGGGCTGTTCCGGCGGCTGGGCACCAACGTTCCGCCGTCGCAGCCAACGACCCTCATCGCAACGACCGGTCCTTATCGGTGGACCCGCAATCCCATGTATCTCGGCATGACGCTTGTCTATGCCGGCCTTGCGATCGGCTTCGACGGGCCGATCGCCTTGGCCTTGCTCCCGTTGGTGCTGATCGCGATCCAGACGCAGGTGATCGCCCGCGAGGAGCGCTATCTCGAAGCGAAG
This genomic stretch from Bradyrhizobium daqingense harbors:
- a CDS encoding DUF1236 domain-containing protein, translated to MKKFMLISAAALLVSTSAMAQSTVVTTTGAAPGATVQIEPEYRTRIRSYVTEQKIRPVETREKIVVGSPVPRDVELVAVPSDWGPSLTKYRYVYSGSRVMLVDPETRMVVQAVD
- a CDS encoding LLM class flavin-dependent oxidoreductase translates to MKKIGFLSFGHWTPSPQSQTRSASDTLLQSIELAVAAEQLGADGAYFRVHHFARQLASPFPLLAAVGAKTHRIEIGTAVIDMRYENPLYMVEDAGSADLIAGGRLQLGISRGSPEQVIDGWRYFGYRPAEGQSDADLGRRHAEVFLDLLRGEGFAEPNPQPMFPNPPGLLRIEPHSQGLRERIWWGAGSNATAVWAAKLGMNLQSSTLKNDETGEAFHVQQAAQIRSFRAAWKEAGHSHEPRVSVSRSIFALLDDRDRAYFGRSGEGEDQIGFIDPRTRAIFGRSYAAEPEVLIEQLRQDEAIAEADTLLLTIPNQLGVDYCAHAIEAILTHVAPALGWR
- a CDS encoding fused MFS/spermidine synthase, yielding MTTVELPADTPAQTSAAPHVRILCILFFFSGFPALIYQLTWQRSLFRIFGVNSESVTIIVTAFMLGLGLGSLCGGWISRRTNVRPLLLLGVIELATAAFGLASLQIFEKVGAQVADLPLPALAAINLVLVLVPTLLMGATLPILVAYLARLSGQIGDAVGTLYFVNTLGAGAACLVCAILIFPFLGMHAAITIAAGINIAVGAGAIAAHVLPGRSTTNGSPKSGNASGTPPILGTGLVVLLAMAGGFISLSYEIYLFRVMSFASGSSSLAFAITLYAFLTGIAVGARQAGQSCRTLAPQAALRKAASDLIWANLFGALFLPLMTQLAWTGAGAISVAVVITYLIARQWGALLPYLSQFGIAADEQVGQRTALLYFANIVGCASGAILTGFVLTDYFGIRQISAILLVGGTMSAFALIAVSETTRQERYLLGRLAIAVLVLGLGANSLLSQRLLENLQAKAVSDRDFLHVVENHSGIITVDNEGTVFGNGMYDGRFNTDLKSDRNGIVRPYALSLFHPAPRQVLMIGLSSGSWAQVIANNPDVESLTIVEINRGYVELIAKHDNVKSILNNPKIRIIEDDGRRWLRHHPDAQFDAVVSNTTWHFRANAANLLSSEFLGLVQQHLKPGGVYFYNTTNSRRAQRTGCTAFPMAPGS
- a CDS encoding phosphatase PAP2 family protein, producing MTTTKGGRRFGSARMLSNVKGDVELSLRLFQLNWIIIGVVLVLLALGVLLTSFRMEPKGYIVILGMTGLYGYIGHRNARSGRGNPRVYATLFTLAQIILILILVTSLGYIAASAALPMQEARLLAFDRALGLDFRAYLSFVNDRPGLIRALAPTYNSIFVQLAVLVVLLPLCGFYRRAAEFVLCFALTLIVTTVISTLVPATGVYHALGLLPADHPNIEPSVYYDTLRELPLVRDGTTRVLDAFSLGPLLTFPSFHAITAVLYAWALWPIGWLRVAGTLWNAVVLAATPIGGGHFFVDVIAGVGIAFATIYATHRLGNYFARGQSQKQQPVLVPSHASANRI
- a CDS encoding TetR/AcrR family transcriptional regulator; translation: MTENSQGRRGRPANEALGQTIVDAARELFVELGFQATTLDKVAQRAKISKLSIYRHYENKEALFGAAMAAGCRQLFAPQALPEGGDGSVEDQLMAIGSLLLRTLLRPDVRSVEAMVMADKTSQNALSKLHFEAGPAHVIAQIEAVLRQLHAKALLNVPDPLRSARLFAALFKGSDLLMIARFDQARAEDDNEIESYCRSAVAMFIAAHGGSGRAGGYLPAPRSKNKT
- a CDS encoding methyltransferase family protein, coding for MAVERDSAGVRFPPPLVYLGALLLGLAAERFVTLRSFGIDWRLLLAAGALLFVAGAAMMLAAAGLFRRLGTNVPPSQPTTLIATTGPYRWTRNPMYLGMTLVYAGLAIGFDGPIALALLPLVLIAIQTQVIAREERYLEAKFGDDYRRYKAEVRRWL